The following are encoded together in the Parabacteroides chongii genome:
- a CDS encoding nucleobase:cation symporter-2 family protein, with protein sequence MDINTEELEETIISVKETDLIYGIDDRPPLKEALFAALQHLLAIFVAIITPPLIIAGALKLDLETTGFLVSMALFASGISTFVQCKRIGPVGAGLLCIQGTSFSFIGPIISAGLTGGLPLIFGVCMAAAPIEMIISRTFKYMRSIITPLVSGIVVLLIGLSLIKVGVVSCGGGFAAMDNGTFGSLENIGVAATVLLSVLFFNRCKNKYLRMSSIVLGLCIGYGLSFALGMVDMSAASSQNLMGFNIPVPFKYGLDFNISSFIAIGLVYLITAIEATGDITANSMISGKSIEGKSYLKRVSGGVLADGVNSFVSGVFNSFPNSIFAQNNGIIQLTGVASRYVGYYIAGMLVLLGLFPVVGVVFSLMPDPVLGGATLLMFGTVAAAGIRIIASQEINRKATLVLAVSLSLGLGVELMPDILKTAPEAIKGIFSSGITTGGLTAIIANVLIRVKEDKEDKTQ encoded by the coding sequence ATGGATATCAACACAGAAGAGTTAGAGGAGACTATTATCTCGGTTAAAGAAACAGATCTGATTTACGGTATCGACGACCGTCCGCCTTTGAAAGAAGCCCTGTTTGCCGCCTTGCAGCATTTATTGGCTATCTTTGTCGCGATCATTACTCCGCCGCTGATCATTGCGGGAGCTTTGAAACTCGATCTTGAAACGACTGGTTTCCTGGTGTCGATGGCTCTTTTTGCTTCCGGTATATCCACATTTGTACAATGTAAACGGATCGGTCCGGTGGGAGCCGGGCTACTCTGTATACAGGGAACGAGCTTTTCATTCATCGGTCCGATCATTTCTGCCGGACTGACGGGTGGCTTGCCGCTGATTTTCGGTGTTTGTATGGCTGCTGCTCCGATCGAAATGATTATTAGCCGGACATTCAAATATATGCGTTCGATCATTACTCCGCTGGTTTCAGGGATTGTCGTGCTGTTGATCGGGTTGAGCCTGATCAAGGTCGGCGTGGTTTCTTGCGGGGGCGGTTTTGCTGCGATGGATAACGGGACATTCGGTAGCTTGGAAAATATCGGCGTAGCTGCAACTGTATTGCTGAGTGTGCTGTTCTTCAACCGTTGCAAGAATAAATACCTGCGTATGAGTTCGATCGTTCTCGGACTGTGTATTGGTTACGGACTGTCTTTTGCCTTGGGAATGGTCGATATGAGTGCGGCTTCCTCCCAGAACCTGATGGGATTCAATATACCGGTTCCGTTTAAATACGGGCTCGATTTCAATATTTCTTCATTCATCGCTATCGGGCTGGTTTATCTGATCACGGCTATTGAAGCGACAGGCGATATAACTGCCAACTCCATGATTTCCGGTAAATCGATTGAAGGAAAGAGCTATCTGAAGCGTGTCTCCGGCGGTGTGCTGGCAGACGGTGTAAATTCTTTTGTTTCCGGTGTCTTTAATTCATTTCCAAATTCTATCTTTGCACAAAATAACGGGATCATCCAGTTGACAGGCGTTGCCAGCCGTTATGTCGGTTATTATATTGCCGGCATGCTGGTTTTACTGGGATTGTTTCCAGTTGTGGGTGTGGTGTTCTCTTTGATGCCCGATCCGGTTCTCGGAGGGGCTACATTACTGATGTTCGGAACGGTGGCAGCTGCCGGTATCCGTATCATCGCTTCGCAGGAGATCAACCGGAAAGCGACACTGGTATTAGCAGTCAGCCTTTCCCTCGGTTTGGGGGTGGAATTAATGCCTGACATTTTGA
- a CDS encoding endonuclease/exonuclease/phosphatase family protein — translation MLLPLCNLYSQEKGAREDNTLRIMSYNIRNGRGMDDVSNFQRTADVINKVRPNVVAVQEVDSVTGRSGQIDVLRVLADKTLMFPIYAPAIDYDGGKYGIGMLAKEKPLGYRYLALPGREEERALLIVEFEKYIYCCTHLSLTGEDRLASLDIIRREAAKANKPLFIAGDFNAHPDSEVIKGIQKDFVILTNTKQPTFPADEPTETIDYIAAYAKDTTAFTRLSSWVVNESAASDHRPIVTDIVFMQPADKIFRTEPYLQNPVGNGITVMWQTTVPTYSWVEYGTDKNQLKKARTIVDGQVICNDLQNKIRLNDLEPGKTYYYRICSQEIMLYQAYKKVFGETAVSDFHTFTLPAASDTDFTAIIFNDLHKHSETLQALYKQVKDVDYDFVIFNGDCIDDPANHDEATHFLSELNETVGATDVPVFYLRGNHEIRNAYSIGLRKLFDYVGDKTYGAFNWGDTRIVMLDCGEDKPDDHWVYYGLNDFSALREAQVGFLKEELACKPFKQAAKRVLIHHVPIYGKDVDRYNPCLELWSGLLAKAPFNVCINAHTHRNAYYPKGDANGNNFPVIVGGGYRMDGATVMVLQKKGKDMTLKVLNTKGETLQELKL, via the coding sequence ATGTTATTGCCGTTATGTAATCTTTATTCACAGGAGAAGGGGGCGAGGGAAGATAATACCTTGCGTATAATGAGTTATAATATTCGTAATGGGAGAGGAATGGACGATGTCTCTAACTTTCAACGTACGGCTGACGTAATTAATAAAGTACGTCCGAATGTTGTTGCCGTACAGGAAGTGGACAGTGTGACAGGCAGAAGCGGTCAGATCGATGTGTTGCGTGTGTTGGCTGATAAGACACTGATGTTTCCGATATATGCTCCTGCGATCGATTATGACGGAGGAAAATATGGTATCGGTATGTTGGCAAAGGAAAAACCGCTCGGTTACCGGTACTTGGCGCTTCCGGGAAGAGAAGAAGAACGTGCCTTGCTGATCGTTGAGTTCGAAAAATATATCTATTGTTGTACCCACCTTTCGCTGACAGGAGAAGATCGTCTGGCTTCGTTGGATATTATCCGCAGGGAAGCGGCAAAAGCCAATAAACCTCTCTTTATCGCCGGCGATTTTAATGCACATCCCGATTCGGAAGTCATTAAAGGTATACAGAAAGACTTTGTGATCCTCACAAATACCAAACAACCTACTTTCCCTGCAGACGAACCGACTGAAACAATTGATTATATTGCTGCCTATGCAAAAGATACTACAGCATTTACACGTCTTTCTTCATGGGTGGTAAATGAATCGGCAGCTTCCGATCATCGTCCGATCGTAACAGATATTGTTTTTATGCAACCGGCTGACAAGATTTTCCGCACGGAGCCTTATTTACAGAATCCCGTAGGAAACGGAATTACGGTTATGTGGCAGACTACTGTTCCTACTTACAGTTGGGTGGAATACGGAACGGATAAGAACCAGTTAAAGAAAGCACGTACCATCGTAGACGGTCAGGTAATCTGTAACGACCTGCAGAATAAGATCAGACTGAATGACCTGGAACCGGGCAAGACTTATTATTATCGTATTTGTTCACAGGAAATCATGCTGTATCAGGCTTATAAGAAAGTATTCGGAGAAACGGCTGTTTCCGATTTCCACACATTCACATTGCCGGCAGCTTCTGATACTGATTTTACTGCTATTATCTTTAATGACCTTCACAAGCATTCTGAAACATTGCAGGCTTTGTACAAACAGGTGAAAGACGTAGATTATGACTTCGTTATCTTTAACGGTGACTGTATCGACGATCCTGCCAACCATGATGAAGCCACTCATTTCCTTTCCGAACTGAACGAAACTGTGGGTGCGACGGATGTTCCTGTCTTTTACCTGCGTGGTAATCATGAGATCAGGAATGCCTATTCGATCGGTTTGCGAAAACTGTTCGATTATGTAGGCGATAAGACATACGGAGCTTTCAATTGGGGCGATACGCGTATCGTTATGCTGGATTGCGGGGAAGATAAGCCGGATGACCATTGGGTGTATTACGGTCTGAATGATTTCTCCGCCTTGCGCGAAGCACAGGTCGGGTTTCTGAAAGAAGAGCTGGCATGCAAGCCGTTCAAACAGGCGGCAAAACGTGTGTTGATTCACCATGTGCCTATCTATGGTAAAGATGTAGACCGTTATAACCCTTGTCTGGAACTGTGGAGCGGACTGTTGGCAAAGGCCCCGTTCAATGTATGTATCAACGCGCATACTCACCGTAACGCTTATTATCCGAAAGGCGATGCCAACGGAAATAACTTTCCGGTTATCGTAGGAGGCGGTTACCGTATGGACGGTGCGACGGTCATGGTGCTTCAGAAAAAAGGAAAGGACATGACTTTGAAGGTCTTGAATACGAAAGGCGAAACCCTTCAGGAATTGAAATTGTAA
- a CDS encoding threonine aldolase family protein — protein sequence MRSFASDNNSGVHPLVMEAVIKANEDHAIGYGDDPWTAAAVAKIKSIFGGEASPFFVFNGTGANSVALQAVTRPFNSILCAETAHINVDECGAPARMTGCAIATIPTIDGKLTPELIKPRLHSFGVCHHSQPKAVYISQVSELGTVYTIEEVKAIADLLHAHNMYLHMDGARLANACAYLNCSMKQVTVDAGVDILSFGGTKNGMMMGEAVISFRPEITENLQYYRKQSAQLASKLRYLSAQFIPYLENNLWLENAMKANISAARLAEALKQYPQIQFTQKVETNQIFFTIPSEPLKKLQERYFFYMWNEENNEARLVTSWDTTGEDIAQFEQDLKDVMSID from the coding sequence ATGAGAAGTTTTGCAAGCGATAACAATTCAGGCGTCCATCCGTTGGTAATGGAGGCTGTGATAAAAGCAAATGAGGATCACGCAATCGGATATGGCGACGATCCCTGGACAGCTGCTGCAGTGGCAAAAATCAAGAGTATATTCGGTGGAGAGGCTTCTCCGTTCTTTGTTTTTAACGGAACCGGAGCCAATTCGGTGGCATTGCAGGCGGTAACACGTCCTTTCAATAGTATTTTGTGTGCAGAAACGGCACATATTAATGTCGATGAATGTGGTGCCCCGGCACGTATGACCGGATGTGCAATCGCCACTATTCCGACTATTGACGGCAAACTTACCCCCGAACTGATTAAGCCGCGCTTACACAGTTTCGGCGTTTGCCATCATTCACAACCGAAAGCGGTCTATATATCACAGGTTTCGGAGTTGGGAACAGTTTATACGATTGAGGAAGTAAAAGCGATTGCAGACTTGTTACATGCTCATAATATGTATTTACACATGGACGGTGCGCGTTTGGCGAATGCCTGTGCGTATCTGAATTGTTCCATGAAGCAGGTGACAGTAGATGCCGGTGTCGACATTCTTAGTTTTGGCGGTACCAAAAACGGTATGATGATGGGGGAAGCTGTTATCTCTTTCCGTCCGGAAATCACGGAGAACCTGCAATATTACCGGAAACAGTCGGCTCAACTGGCTTCCAAACTGCGTTATCTTTCAGCCCAGTTCATCCCTTATCTGGAAAATAACCTGTGGCTTGAAAATGCCATGAAAGCCAATATCAGTGCTGCGAGATTGGCAGAAGCATTGAAGCAATATCCTCAGATACAATTTACACAGAAGGTAGAAACGAATCAGATATTCTTTACTATCCCTTCCGAACCTTTGAAGAAACTGCAGGAACGTTATTTCTTCTATATGTGGAATGAAGAAAACAATGAAGCACGCCTGGTTACTTCCTGGGATACGACAGGAGAAGATATAGCTCAATTTGAGCAGGATTTGAAAGACGTAATGTCTATTGATTAA
- a CDS encoding RNA polymerase sigma factor, translated as MNALQFQKKLLSMQENMMNFALMLTANRDDAQDLMQDTTLKVLDNQEKFVDNINFKGWVLTVMRNIFINNYHKIVRTQTVVDQGVDLYNLDVVNDSGFDSPDGAYQIQEITKAINGLNEELKVPFSMFLSGYKYNEIADKLNVPLGTVKSRIFFARQELQKVLKDFRLG; from the coding sequence ATGAATGCGTTGCAATTTCAGAAAAAATTATTGAGCATGCAAGAAAACATGATGAATTTTGCACTGATGCTCACCGCAAATCGGGATGACGCCCAAGATTTGATGCAGGACACAACGCTGAAGGTTTTGGACAATCAGGAAAAGTTTGTTGACAATATTAATTTTAAAGGTTGGGTCTTGACCGTAATGCGTAATATCTTCATTAACAATTACCATAAGATAGTTCGTACGCAGACCGTTGTTGATCAAGGTGTTGATTTGTATAATCTAGACGTCGTAAATGATTCGGGATTTGATTCTCCGGACGGAGCATATCAGATTCAGGAGATCACAAAAGCCATTAATGGATTGAATGAAGAATTGAAAGTTCCTTTCTCCATGTTTTTAAGTGGCTATAAATATAATGAGATCGCGGATAAACTGAATGTACCACTGGGAACTGTAAAGAGCCGTATCTTCTTTGCACGCCAGGAGTTACAAAAAGTTTTGAAGGATTTTCGTTTAGGATAG
- a CDS encoding NfeD family protein produces the protein MKKNSELLFLLLFLLITTFKSIGEERKLVYQIDIKKEINNTTRIYLRNGLEEAKLLGADAVLLHMNTYGGLLEAADSMRTAILYNPIPVYVFIDNNAASAGALISIACEKIFMRKGANIGAATVVNQTGAALPDKYQSYMRSMIRSTAEAHGKDTIIQEKDTTFRWKRDPLIAEAMVDERVVVPNLIDSGKVLTFTADEALEWKYCDGIAETPDEVITKYLGYNDYELKTYKPSWEDDLKGFLMNPMLQSLLIIIIIGGIYFEMQTPGLGFPSAAAVVAAILYFAPLYIDGLAQNWEILVFILGLLLIAVEIFIIPGFGIAGISGIIFLIAGLTLSLLNNTDFNFEEVSTKEIGEATLTVLIGLGLGFVLMIWLSNKIGTKGMMRKVALHKDLEDAHSSPSLTSLIGKEGTAFTVLRPSGKVMIDNELYDGVSESGFIEKGTKVEVVRFENAQVYVENPDL, from the coding sequence ATGAAGAAAAATTCAGAGCTCTTGTTTTTATTGCTATTTCTTCTGATAACAACCTTTAAATCAATAGGGGAAGAGCGAAAACTCGTCTATCAGATAGATATAAAAAAAGAGATAAATAACACCACTCGTATCTACCTCCGTAACGGATTGGAAGAAGCCAAATTGTTAGGGGCAGATGCAGTCCTTCTCCATATGAACACTTACGGCGGATTGCTCGAAGCTGCGGATTCAATGCGCACAGCGATTTTATACAATCCGATCCCGGTCTATGTTTTTATCGATAACAATGCTGCTTCAGCAGGAGCACTTATCTCCATTGCGTGTGAAAAAATATTTATGCGAAAAGGGGCCAACATCGGAGCTGCGACCGTCGTCAACCAAACCGGAGCCGCCTTACCCGACAAATATCAGTCTTATATGCGTTCCATGATCCGCTCGACTGCCGAAGCGCATGGAAAAGACACGATCATACAGGAGAAAGACACGACATTCAGATGGAAAAGGGATCCGTTGATCGCCGAAGCTATGGTAGATGAACGCGTCGTCGTTCCCAACCTGATCGATTCGGGGAAAGTTCTCACTTTCACAGCCGACGAGGCACTGGAATGGAAATATTGCGACGGGATCGCAGAAACGCCGGACGAAGTGATTACCAAGTATTTGGGATACAATGACTACGAACTGAAAACATATAAACCCTCCTGGGAGGACGATCTGAAAGGTTTTCTGATGAATCCAATGCTGCAATCGCTGCTGATCATTATTATAATAGGAGGTATTTACTTCGAGATGCAGACACCGGGGCTCGGTTTTCCATCGGCAGCTGCCGTAGTCGCCGCCATACTTTATTTCGCTCCTTTATACATCGATGGCCTGGCACAGAACTGGGAAATCCTGGTATTTATTCTCGGATTGCTCCTGATCGCGGTTGAGATATTTATTATTCCAGGATTCGGAATAGCCGGTATCAGCGGAATTATCTTCCTGATAGCCGGACTGACACTCAGTCTGCTGAACAATACAGACTTTAACTTCGAAGAGGTTTCCACAAAAGAAATTGGCGAGGCAACCTTGACCGTTCTGATCGGACTGGGGCTAGGCTTCGTACTGATGATCTGGCTATCCAACAAAATAGGCACAAAAGGCATGATGCGGAAAGTGGCACTCCACAAAGACCTGGAAGATGCCCACTCCTCCCCTTCCCTGACTTCCCTAATCGGAAAGGAAGGAACAGCCTTTACCGTTCTTCGTCCTTCGGGCAAAGTGATGATCGACAACGAACTCTATGACGGTGTTTCAGAGTCCGGATTCATCGAAAAAGGGACAAAAGTGGAAGTCGTCCGCTTCGAGAATGCGCAGGTATATGTGGAAAATCCCGACTTATAA
- a CDS encoding AlbA family DNA-binding domain-containing protein yields the protein MKKKHPIEALIEQGEHQQLDFKFEVSDSKKIARTLSAFANTDGGRLLIGVKDNGNISGVRSEEEYYMIEAASKMYTRPEVPFEATRWEINGKTVLEIYIAPSPEKPHLAPDKENKYKAYIRVADENILANEILMLAWEKKHMKDGTLVKISKPVERLFAYLDQHPSINVGQFCRVGHVNYYTARNILSDLLAIDALQYVVIDKRILYERVPGNDKLAL from the coding sequence ATGAAGAAGAAACATCCGATAGAAGCATTGATTGAACAGGGCGAGCATCAACAACTCGATTTCAAGTTCGAGGTAAGCGACAGTAAAAAGATTGCCCGCACCTTGTCTGCTTTTGCCAATACCGATGGCGGTCGGTTGCTGATAGGGGTAAAAGACAACGGGAATATTTCCGGTGTACGCAGTGAGGAAGAGTATTATATGATTGAGGCTGCCTCAAAGATGTATACCCGGCCGGAAGTTCCTTTTGAGGCTACACGTTGGGAGATAAATGGGAAAACGGTATTGGAAATCTATATAGCGCCCAGTCCGGAGAAACCTCATCTGGCACCGGATAAAGAGAATAAATACAAAGCTTATATCCGTGTGGCCGATGAGAATATTCTGGCGAACGAGATTCTGATGCTTGCCTGGGAGAAGAAGCATATGAAAGACGGAACACTGGTGAAGATCAGTAAGCCGGTAGAGCGTTTGTTTGCCTATCTGGACCAGCATCCATCTATCAATGTTGGACAATTTTGCCGTGTAGGCCATGTAAATTATTACACGGCCAGGAATATTCTAAGCGACCTGCTGGCTATCGATGCCTTGCAATATGTGGTTATTGATAAGCGCATTCTCTATGAGCGTGTGCCCGGGAATGATAAACTGGCATTATAA
- a CDS encoding cation:proton antiporter, with product MSQIPSLISDLAVILISAGLVTLLFKKLKQPVVLGYIVAGILAGPAIKEIPTVSDVESIRIWADIGVVFLLFALGLDFSFKKLMKVGGTAVIGAVTVVIGMMTFGYITGLSLGWGHMNSLFLGGMLSMSSTTIIFKAFDDMGLRNQRFAGVVFGILVVEDLFAVLLMVLLSTLAVSKHVEGMELLDSVVKLGVFLLFCFVVGIYLIPSFLKKARTFLNDETLLIVSLGLCLGMVMIATKAGFSSALGAFVMGSILAETIDAEHIEHIVKPVKDLFGAIFFVSVGMLIDPVLLWEYKIPILILTLVVMVGQILFASFGVLLSGQTVKVAIQSGFSLAQIGEFAFIIASLGLTLKVTDNFLYPIVVAVSVITTFFTPYMIRMAEPACKVAERLIPASWMSFLERYSSGSNTIRQKSAWDKLLKALVRIVGTYTAVTLVLIFIWLQFIAPFIIKQLPGIQGQSISLVLILLLISPMLRAIMMKKNHSAEYEQLWHDSKYNRGPLVSLIVLRIILCIGLVMLPIARLLNTAVGIGLAIAATVIALVIFSKRLKKQSILMERHFFTNLTAREMESERNAPINQRFASHLLERDLHLADFEVKQNSPSMGKTLKELNFRQKCNVNIVTIIRGSKRINIPGGNERLYPFDKLVVVGADDDLTHFRQYIEERYKESMNNLQEKKEVNMEQFFISEGSGLIGRTILESGIRDNSGCLVIGIERDSHSIKNPPPTTVFEQGDIVWIVGEHEKVLRLSEGKTVR from the coding sequence ATGTCACAGATCCCCTCATTAATTTCAGACCTGGCAGTAATACTGATTTCTGCAGGGCTTGTTACTTTGCTTTTCAAGAAATTAAAGCAACCGGTCGTACTGGGCTATATTGTTGCCGGAATTCTGGCAGGACCAGCGATAAAAGAGATTCCCACTGTATCTGACGTAGAAAGTATCCGTATTTGGGCGGATATAGGTGTCGTGTTCCTGCTTTTTGCACTTGGACTGGACTTCAGTTTCAAAAAACTGATGAAAGTCGGCGGAACGGCAGTGATCGGAGCGGTCACAGTCGTTATCGGGATGATGACATTCGGATATATCACCGGACTATCGCTCGGTTGGGGACATATGAATAGTCTTTTTCTGGGCGGAATGCTCTCGATGTCGTCCACCACGATTATATTCAAGGCTTTTGACGATATGGGACTGCGCAACCAGCGGTTTGCCGGGGTCGTATTCGGTATTTTGGTCGTAGAAGATTTGTTTGCCGTCTTACTGATGGTGCTACTTTCCACACTTGCGGTAAGTAAGCATGTCGAAGGTATGGAGTTACTGGACAGTGTGGTAAAGCTGGGCGTCTTCCTACTTTTCTGCTTTGTTGTCGGCATTTATCTTATCCCTTCTTTCCTGAAGAAAGCACGGACATTCCTCAACGACGAAACCTTGCTGATCGTCAGTCTCGGTTTATGCCTGGGAATGGTCATGATCGCAACCAAGGCCGGTTTTTCTTCAGCACTAGGTGCATTCGTTATGGGATCGATCCTTGCCGAAACGATCGATGCCGAACATATCGAACACATCGTAAAACCGGTAAAGGACCTGTTCGGTGCCATCTTCTTCGTTTCCGTCGGTATGCTGATCGATCCGGTACTGCTTTGGGAATATAAGATACCGATCCTGATCCTGACGCTTGTCGTTATGGTCGGACAAATTCTTTTTGCCAGCTTCGGTGTCCTCTTATCAGGACAGACCGTCAAAGTCGCCATCCAATCGGGCTTTTCCCTGGCACAGATCGGCGAGTTCGCCTTTATCATAGCCTCTTTAGGACTAACGCTCAAAGTGACGGACAATTTCCTCTACCCGATCGTTGTAGCCGTTTCCGTCATAACGACCTTTTTTACACCTTATATGATACGTATGGCGGAACCTGCCTGTAAGGTTGCCGAACGACTTATCCCCGCCAGTTGGATGAGTTTTCTTGAACGTTACTCCTCCGGTTCCAACACAATCCGGCAAAAAAGTGCGTGGGATAAATTATTGAAAGCATTGGTACGTATTGTCGGTACTTATACAGCCGTTACCCTGGTACTGATCTTTATATGGCTACAGTTTATTGCTCCGTTCATCATCAAACAACTTCCCGGCATACAGGGACAAAGCATATCTCTGGTTCTGATCCTTCTTCTTATCTCGCCGATGCTGCGCGCTATCATGATGAAGAAAAATCATTCGGCTGAATACGAGCAATTATGGCATGACAGCAAATATAACCGTGGTCCGCTTGTTTCCCTGATCGTACTGCGTATTATATTATGTATAGGACTCGTCATGCTGCCGATCGCACGATTATTGAATACAGCCGTCGGAATTGGCCTTGCCATCGCTGCAACAGTCATAGCACTGGTTATCTTCTCGAAACGGCTGAAAAAGCAGTCGATCCTGATGGAGCGCCATTTCTTTACGAACCTGACTGCCCGTGAAATGGAAAGCGAGCGGAACGCACCTATCAACCAGCGTTTTGCCAGCCACTTACTGGAGCGAGACCTTCACCTGGCCGATTTCGAAGTGAAACAAAATTCCCCCAGTATGGGCAAAACTTTGAAAGAACTCAACTTCCGACAGAAATGTAACGTAAATATCGTCACAATCATCCGTGGGAGCAAACGCATCAATATACCGGGAGGAAACGAACGGCTCTATCCGTTCGACAAACTGGTCGTAGTCGGTGCAGACGACGACCTAACTCATTTCCGGCAATACATAGAAGAGCGCTATAAAGAATCGATGAACAACCTACAGGAAAAGAAAGAGGTCAACATGGAACAGTTCTTTATCAGCGAAGGCTCCGGTCTGATCGGCCGGACGATCCTGGAATCGGGTATACGCGATAACTCCGGATGCCTTGTCATCGGAATCGAACGGGACTCTCACTCGATCAAGAATCCGCCTCCCACCACCGTTTTCGAACAGGGAGATATTGTATGGATTGTCGGCGAG